AATCAACGAAATTTACGCCCAACTTGTTGCGATAAGCAAGGGCTGTTTTATCATCAAGGAAATAGGCGAGACCTAACGCTTGGCTCATACGCATTTCGTTATCAGACAACAGTTGGTAGTGAGGGGATTCAATTGTACTTTTTGCCAGCGCCTCAGGTGAGTCTGGTGCGATAGCAATAATTTGTGCCCCCATTTTAACAAGCTGAGGTTCAATTTCTTGGATCCCCGCGAGCTGTCTTGAACAGTATGGACACCAGCCACCACGATAAACCACCAGTACGGTGATATTTTCTTTATAGCGTGTCGCGAGGTCGACAGTTTTACCTGACTTATCTTTGAGTTGTAATGCAGGGGC
This genomic interval from Pseudoalteromonas galatheae contains the following:
- a CDS encoding peroxiredoxin-like family protein, translated to MRHFILSLALACSAFVSAAEITNIAAAPEQVSPLLPGIDAPALQLKDKSGKTVDLATRYKENITVLVVYRGGWCPYCSRQLAGIQEIEPQLVKMGAQIIAIAPDSPEALAKSTIESPHYQLLSDNEMRMSQALGLAYFLDDKTALAYRNKLGVNFVDFEGNDKVALPVPAVFVVDKKGLIQFQYANPNYKVRLDESVLLAAVKAASQL